The following coding sequences are from one Augochlora pura isolate Apur16 chromosome 6, APUR_v2.2.1, whole genome shotgun sequence window:
- the LOC144470889 gene encoding uncharacterized protein LOC144470889: protein MSKQRRDSSNRRLSRSSSERKIFYVDDPSLDHPSYNASPDIICQRLYSCDASYPAEDRSSICVPNLDAVGFQSSENSALCAAGADDEPRHGVPARSKTGSQKQGRKQSDADLQSRSSRRSSVQSSRSRINSCSRPTPLGNSRRNSSVRPAKSRRASNARRKDSVRPVKDEIKQVRESAEDAENLEQARRHRRITMIILGTFIFLLVASILAVVVTLTQSTFLRPATGSKELAEHRAPRTNTGTRMPVRQFNAHSPEPAVDSV, encoded by the exons ATGTCGAAGCAAAGGAGGGACTCGTCGAACCGTCGATTGTCCCGCTCGTCGTCCGAGCGAAAGATCTTCTACGTGGACGACCCGTCGTTGGATCATCCGTCGTACAACGCGTCGCCGGACATCATCTGCCAGCGATTGTACAGTTGCGACGCGTCTTATCCTGCGGAGGATCGTTCGTCGATCTGCGTTCCGAATTTAGACGCGGTCGGTTTCCAATCGAGCGAGAACTCGGCGCTTTGCGCGGCAGGCGCGGACGACGAGCCGCGACACGGCGTTCCGGCACGTTCGAAGACCGGCAGCCAGAAACAAGGGAGAAAACAATCGGACGCCGATCTGCAGTCACGGTCCAGTCGCCGATCCAGCGTGCAATCCAGCCGCTCGAGGATAAACAGCTGCAGCCGGCCGACGCCGTTAG GCAACAGTAGAAGGAATAGCTCGGTGAGACCAGCGAAGTCACGCAGAGCGAGCAACGCGCGTAGAAAGGACTCTGTCCGGCCCGTAAAGGACGAGATAAAACAAGTGCGCGAGAGCGCGGAGGACGCTGAGAATTTGGAGCAGGCCAGACGACACCGCAGGATCACGATGATCATCCTGGGAACGTTTATTTTCCTTCTGGTTGCATCGATTCTCGCGGTGGTGGTCACTTTAACGCAAAGCACATTTCTGAGACCGGCGACGGGTTCTAAGGAACTCGCCGAACATCGAGCGCCAc GTACCAATACGGGAACACGGATGCCGGTTAGACAGTTTAATGCTCACAGTCCGGAGCCTGCTGTCGATTCAGTGTAG